AGGAACTGAGAAGGTTTGGACTACAAGAACACATCATCAAGGTAAGTGTTCCTCATTCTACTGCCGTACTGAAGCTTTCGTTTCCAGATACAAGTAGTGGGTTTAAGGTTAGCCTATTGCAATGCGGTTGCAGTTTTTGCTCCAAAAGGGACACCACTCGATACAGCTGATATTCTCATGCAGTGGCTAAGGTCTCTTCTCTTTTAAAGCTCTGCCATCTTAGTGAACTGTGGTGGTACTAtgattgtacacaaacatgtgcaCCCAGTTGCATCTGCAATTGCAAGAAACACcgtaaaaacaagtgtttgggTTCTGTAACAAATTTTCGAACGCATCTAAGGGTATAGGTTAAACACGTAACACTGTATAGGGCCCATGAGTTGTGTTGTAAAACATTGGGTTTCGCCCATTTTctacatcaaacttaaacactGGTGTGGTCAGCAATCGTTGATGTgctgaacacattttaaacgCTTCTTATAAACACATAATTAACATAAAGTAAACGGCTGTTGCGTCAAACTAAACGCATCATAGTATAAACGAAACGCTCGACGAGTTTAGTTTGACGCATCAGCCGTTTATAAATGGGCACAAACCATTGCTTTCAACACAACTCATTGGCCCCATACACTGTTACGTGTTTACCCTATACACCCTTTGACGCGTTCGAAACCTGTTACAGAacctaaaaacttgtttttgtttacaatgcaGTTGTTGTGCGTTTTACAAATGTCTTCACCCTTTAGGAAATGTGATTGTTTGTCGTTgtaccagtttttttttttttttatgaacagtTTTGTGATTGAGTCGGTCAGCTAATTAATCGCCTGCAATTTGTTAGAAGCACCGTTATTCCCATGATGTATAGCTTTTTAAGCGAAAAATCTCTGTTCATAcctcctgcaaatgcgaatgtgaatatttattaattttgacgtcacaaaatcgcAACGtttaattcgcatcagttgaaatgtgttcaatCCCTGCAAAAACAGGGATGTGGCTTAAACATTTGTATCCCATtcgcgttcgcaggaagtacgaacaGGGCTTGAAGTATTTTGTGATATACAAATGGCGATAATTTATTGCATGCATAGCTGCGCTGAAATCATCACTTTTGAAAACGAGGTCATCTCAAAACTAAAGTCTTGTCGACGAATTCTTCAAAAGTATTATCTCGGCAACAGTGTCCTAGTTTTGGGGGGTCGAACAAGTCATCGGCCTGGTGCTAACTGGCTCACACTATGACAAATAAGGGTTACGGCAAGCAACGTCGAGCAGCGTATTGCAATTTTGAGTTTGCCGCCAATCAACGTGTTTTGCCGTCAATTGTCGCTGACGAACCCGCTAGCGACCGAAGACGGTCGAAATTATCAGTCGTGTCCGTTCAGATTTCGTTGGAGAACGCAAACCCTCATTTCCTTGACGCAGACGGCCACAATTATCAGTCGCATGACATTTCCATGCCGTGCGATTCcgcctattgacccaattcacctgacgtcatcatcaaaataatcttggaggcgccattttggtggtcaatgtcaacgtgtgttgttCAGAGAAGTGCGCTATTTAGGCGACtctgcgtttacacgtaaatctattgaccaccaacatggtgagcgtggtatcagtcgccgcgtgtgacgcgcgtgcaaggggtcaattgtcGTTTTGAGGTCGTCACAATTTCGTTGGTAGTTGTTGTCTGATGATTGGATGACCAGAATATTGGGAAGAGTGGGAACGCCAAACTCGACTGTTATACAACCCACACACAGACGGTTTGATGTCGGCAAACGAGTCACGTCATCGTCGCCACAACCCACCTTCATCAGCCGCCGTTCCTTGCCGCCACACAATCCGCTGCCAGCCGTGTGACCCTTTTCCTGTTGTCACTGAAGGTCGTTCCCTCCCCGTCAGCTAATTATGATTTTTCACTTTGGGCTTTTTGCCTTTACTTTGCCGCCAACGTCTTGAGATTTTCACTGTCGCCACTTTCCGTTTGGCTTTTGCATTGCTACTATGTAAGCCAGCCTTATTAAAGGTTGGCTTACATAGTAGGGACGGACGCGACTAATTTTTGCAGCCGTCTGCGGTCTCTAGCGGATTCGTCAGCGACAATTGGCACAACACACGATGAATGTCGGCAAACTCGCAGTTGCGATTCGCAGCTAAACGTAGCATGCCGTACCCCCTTATCGTCATAGTGTGAGCCAGCCTTAACAAAGGagcaaatataaaaacaattgtggTTTGTTTTGAATTAAGTTAGCTTTACTCTCGGTTCTACCCTTACTCTGTACTCTCAGTAAAATGTTTTCTAGTTCTTTTTTGTGCGAAACATTAgtaagaaaaaaactattttaaacatTGCTGGCAAAAAGGTAAATCGTGAACATTATAGATTGATAACTCAGTTGGAGAGCGCCGAAACAATATGGGTCCAAGGTTCACACTCCACTTTTGACAACGTTTGTTTTTCAAGTCAGTTTTGTTGTCTGAGTGGCTCCAAGTGACACCACATAATCGCCGAGTGACGTATTAGGTATCATATGTATGGATCGAAACTGTGATGTTTCAAATAGGTCTTTCAAATGGTAACAACATATAATTCAATTCTAAAGTCAACCTCCATGGTTCTTGGGTtgctcctgacgatgactagagcaacccaataactgactccgcggtagtacagttaattacgatcatgTAAGCTAAAAtaatagtcccagcctatttctatttcatccgcccaggtaatagttaataagcagtacagttcttttcagaactgataagtctcccgagcacccgaacaatctactccgcggtagtagcattcagcaagacagttctctaagaacaaactctacctggcaagtagatacacacatggtgttaaggcgcaaaccaaattatatacAACAGACCTGTTATCATTCGCACCCGTAGAGTGGCAATCCGACGAATAATACACAATAATGACATCGAAGTCTTATCTAAAaaccatttatgtagcacctaagAAGGAGTTACAAGGTGGCACGGCGTACACAGCAGCCAACACCGGGTGAACCCCTtcacttttcgataagtgcactgttttttttacatgcgttatacacaacacatgggaccgacGGCTTTACGTTCCCGGCTCGGGATTCGGACCCTGACTCTTCTTATCAGAAACTCCACagttcggtgctctaaaccgtTCGGCAACGACACTTCTGTTGACAATAATATCAATTATAAACAGTTTTAACACTCTAAAGGCGTTCTCATTTAGTTGCTTTCAAAAAGACCACAACATTTTGGAAAACTAATGTCACAGTTAACCCCATGCAACCGTGACGCGAAAGACAGTTTGCTAACTCAAGAACAAAAGTCTCTTCGACAAGATATtgtatttacaattattttacatttatttacaatcaCTGGGGACACTGCCCCATTTCTGGAAAAACTACAATGAATAACTATATCTTTGATTCTACGGAAACTAATcaataaactcaaaacacaTCGTCTCAATCTTGTCAAATAAAGCTTATGACTTCAACTCTGACTTCAACTCCGACCAAAACGTTCAAAATATTGGGTGAATAAAATTGGCCCACCGTGAAAATGTCCAAAGGTTAAACTGTCCTCCGGTACCAATGTCTTGCTCCACTCTTCTTCTAACACTTTATGTAGGCACGTGTCATAGACTCTCCTGCCTTCCTTGTTGTCCGTCTCAGAACTTCCATTAACGCTTCTCACTCTATGAGGGAGGGTATAGTCCCTTTAAACTTCTAGGAGAGGGTTAGATTCCCACCTCAACATCATGGCCatctataaaataattattaaaacaaatacaataatgCCTGATGCTCTCCTTcagtttgataaatacacatgcACTTCTCAAACTATTTCTTTGTCTGATTTCTTCTTCTCAAAAAATGGTGAACTACAAATTCAGAGTATTCAAATTACAAAGCTATTCAAAATCCAATGCTCCATTAATACAGCATGAAATACACATTTCCAGGAACAATTTAGTTTCAAGAATTCTGCTCAATTAGAATCATTATCCTCAAAAACAATAAGCAATATTTCAATTTACGATTTTCTCCTTGTTTCCAATCTCAAACTGCCGATCTCTGCCACCTCAGTTCTCTGCCAATcaattgcttaaaataacagCCTGAATAATCTGTTTGTGATTAAGCATTACAATTGCATACCACAAGGAAAGGGAAGGCACTGACCTCTGCACTCCTATTAATAAACCAAGTTACAACATTAGCATAATAACAAGAGTTCACAGCCTTTGGGAGAAAAATACATATTCATTAGTGTAAACTtaaacatacatattcattagtaTATCTGCTCCTGCAAAACAAACACCATACATTAGAATGGGGGGTAATTCTGACAACTAACTAAAGCTAACTTTGTTTATAAGTCcagttcttttgaaaaaaaagtgatttcaaaataaaattaacaaccaCTTCATTTACCGATTTAGTTCATCGAACTTAGAATTTAATTCGGTTAGTCAACTAATGTACCATTTTATCCTTACGGGCGAACACATAAAAAGTTTGGACCAACTGACACATGACCAACCCTCCCAGCTACgaaaacattgttataaatgttgtaattgtttgttttcagatgaaGATTACAGATGAAGATTACTATAGCAGTGGCCATTGTCTTGGCTTTTATGCAAGTTTGGTTATTGGTGGCTACAGCAGCAGTTTCACCTGATCCGGGACTGACGTGTAACTCCTGCTGCCAGGGCCCAGCCGGTATACCGGGAATCCCCGGATCTAATGGGAACCATGGTCAAGGACTTGTAGGCCCGAGAGGTGATGCAGGCTCCCCTGGTGAGGTAGGTCAACCCGGGGCTAAAGGAGACAAGGGGTCAGATGGACTGGGTGGTGAGCCAGGTGCTAAAGGGGATCATGGACAAAAGGGAGATCAAGGAGTCGGTCTACCAGGGAAACAAGGACCTCAAGGTCTGCCTGGGATGAATGGTCTGAAGGGGGAGAGAGGTGAACCTGGACCAGCTGGACAGACTGGTGAAGCAGATGAATGTAGTACGCGACGGTCTGCCTTCACTGCAGTGAGGAATACCGCCTTCAGCCCTCCATCCAACTATGATCCTCTGCCCTTTGAAGAGTTACTGTTTTCAGAGGAAGGGACTGATTTCAACTTGAATAACGGCACGTTTAGGTGTAATGTGCCTGGGGTATACGTATTGATGTTCTCAGTCCTGAAAACATCAAGTGGGTCTTCCCTATGGGTCCAGCTGAGGAAGAACGGTAACACCATTGTTTCAGGGCATGTACGCGATGCAGGTTATCATCAAGTGAGCAGCAGTGCAGTGATTCCCCTGCACTACGGAGATCAAGTTCACTTAGCTGTAGCCGGTCACGTACATAGTAACAGTCTCAATTACACGTCTTTTACTGGATTCCTGCTGTACGAAACCTaaatcaaacataaaaacacacgGAAACGTTTTACTGTTTTATATAACGCTTTATGTGTTTCGAAATACAATAATCACCTAGTTAATTGTGTTTAGATGGGGcagtttgtttagatgaatATAATAAATTAACAGTTGCTTTAATGCATGTAGGACAATTAGTTTGATTAAAAACGTTATGTTTTAGAGCGTGGTATTGCAAACGTGTTTATTGTGACGAAACCATTgaaatgtgttgtttttttctgtcacgTTAATAGTGCGATAAATATCAGTtcatctttttttatttttttttatcacatctTCGGGAAAATTTTATATTTCTACTGTAATTCCGAGGGTGCAATGATGAGTCCTTGAAACGACTCTGCGACATTCATTTTCCAAAATGAAACTACGCAATAAAAAACCGACAGTTTAGTTAATAGTATATAAAAACAACTGTAACTTTATATTCCTTGATGGAATTAATTATGGCCGCCGGTTATGCCTGCAATctttattcaaacattttaaattggtGGAAAAGGCTGTACCCTATTGaagcaacaaaatacaaataattcaccTAACAACTGGTAACAGTTGTCTTATGTTGATGTATTttgatattaaacaaaataatgataactTCTGATCAAAAGGTCATAGCGTTTTAAAGTTCCtggaaaacatttcttttgtgtcTTCCTTTCCCGAACACGTCTCGATATTGTGAAACATATAACTGTTCCTCGTAGTTTCGcgtgagtttgtttttaaaagagagAGCACCTTTTTAATGCAGATGAAACATTGGGTATTCGTTTTGAACAACCTTTGTATAAAACGTttgatgatgtcacaataaCTTGTTAAAGAGGGGATGCACATTTCTGTACAGCGATTGGTTTAACCGTCAAAACGGCATGAAACCAATCTTGCTCTATCAATAAGGTTTACCAACAAACAAAGCACCATCTTACTGTGAATGTGGAAAATACAATTTTCCTCATGAGCTGGTTACACAATATTGCAGTTTATCTTGATCTCCCTTACTACATAAAAGTGTCGTTGgcagtaaaattaaacaaaaaacattagaGGTCGTCGAAACCACTTGTGTTTAATGTTTGCATTAACGTTAGAATACATGACATAATAATTGATACATATATTGCTACAAATCATTATTTCTCAACAAACTATTAATCATTATTTTAGTGTACTAACGTTAAGATATATATCATAGTTCTAGAAatagtgtattttgtttgtttaaataagtACATTTTTAGGAATAAACATTGACGTAGTATCAGTCGATCGTTTTAGGGTTTTTTTTCC
This region of Asterias rubens chromosome 18, eAstRub1.3, whole genome shotgun sequence genomic DNA includes:
- the LOC117302474 gene encoding complement C1q and tumor necrosis factor-related protein 9B-like, with the translated sequence MKITIAVAIVLAFMQVWLLVATAAVSPDPGLTCNSCCQGPAGIPGIPGSNGNHGQGLVGPRGDAGSPGEVGQPGAKGDKGSDGLGGEPGAKGDHGQKGDQGVGLPGKQGPQGLPGMNGLKGERGEPGPAGQTGEADECSTRRSAFTAVRNTAFSPPSNYDPLPFEELLFSEEGTDFNLNNGTFRCNVPGVYVLMFSVLKTSSGSSLWVQLRKNGNTIVSGHVRDAGYHQVSSSAVIPLHYGDQVHLAVAGHVHSNSLNYTSFTGFLLYET